The following proteins are encoded in a genomic region of Pyrus communis chromosome 11, drPyrComm1.1, whole genome shotgun sequence:
- the LOC137749212 gene encoding cytochrome P450 94B3-like has protein sequence MGIPMSLFTHPTFFVFLAMILYVLHVFLSRFRRVYEFSCQGPASYPVIGCFISFYNNRSRLLGWYTDLLAESTTNTIVVHRLGARRTVVTANPDNVEYMLKTNFNNFPKGKPFTEILGDFLGYGIFNVDGELWRTQRKLASHEFSTKSLREYMVKTLEEEVEKGLLPLMESLATAAQVVDLQELLRRFAFNVICKVFLGGERCCLDPSLANPPLAGAFDTASEICARRGAAPVSIIWKIKRWLGVGSEQKLRVAIEEVHAYFKDIIERRKKEIEEAERDSGAHEDLLTRLITAGHEEEVTRDMVISFIMAGRDTTSAAMTWLFWLLSRQPGVEEDVVKEIESAGEKMSDFESLELSLLKACLYETMRLYPPVAWDSKHAVVDDLLPDGTHVQAGDRVTYFPYGMGRMEALWGKDRLEFKPDRWFLEPDKERSALKKVCPYKLPIFQAGPRVCLGKDMAFIQMKYVVASILRRFEIKPVGSGEPVFVPRLTAHMAGGLKVLIRKRGDRQY, from the coding sequence ATGGGAATACCCATGTCGCTCTTCACACATCCtacattctttgttttcttagcAATGATTCTCTATGTTTTGCACGTCTTTCTTTCGAGATTCCGGCGAGTCTATGAGTTTTCGTGCCAAGGTCCGGCGAGCTATCCCGTCATCGGGTGCTTCATTTCCTTCTACAACAACCGCAGCCGCCTCTTGGGTTGGTACACTGACCTCCTTGCAGAATCAACCACCAACACCATTGTCGTCCACCGCCTCGGCGCACGGCGGACAGTAGTCACGGCCAACCCGGATAATGTGGAGTACATGCTCAAGACCAACTTCAACAACTTTCCAAAAGGAAAACCCTTCACTGAAATTCTTGGGGATTTTCTGGGATATGGTATATTCAATGTGGACGGCGAGCTTTGGCGCACCCAGCGCAAGTTAGCTAGTCATGAGTTCAGCACCAAGTCTCTGCGTGAATACATGGTGAAAACGTTGGAGGAAGAAGTGGAAAAGGGTCTACTGCCGCTGATGGAGTCGCTGGCGACGGCGGCCCAAGTGGTGGACTTGCAGGAGTTGCTAAGGAGATTTGCTTTCAATGTGATTTGTAAGGTGTTTTTGGGTGGTGAGCGGTGCTGCTTGGATCCCTCTCTGGCCAATCCGCCGCTCGCAGGGGCTTTTGACACGGCGTCGGAGATTTGCGCAAGGCGCGGAGCAGCTCCCGTGTCCATAATTTGGAAGATAAAGAGGTGGCTTGGAGTTGGTTCGGAGCAAAAACTAAGAGTCGCGATTGAAGAAGTTCATGCCTACTTTAAGGACATAAtcgagaggaggaagaaggagattGAAGAAGCTGAGAGGGATAGCGGAGCTCACGAAGACCTTCTAACTCGGCTAATAACGGCGGGGCACGAGGAGGAGGTGACGAGGGACATGGTGATAAGCTTTATCATGGCGGGGAGGGACACAACTTCAGCGGCAATGACATGGCTCTTCTGGTTGCTTTCCCGCCAACCGGGTGTGGAGGAAGATGTGGTGAAAGAGATCGAATCGGCCGGAGAAAAGATGTCGGATTTCGAGTCGTTGGAGTTGAGCTTGTTGAAGGCATGCCTTTACGAGACCATGAGGCTTTATCCACCGGTTGCTTGGGACTCGAAGCATGCCGTAGTTGATGACTTGTTGCCCGACGGGACCCACGTCCAGGCCGGCGACAGAGTGACCTATTTTCCCTACGGGATGGGAAGAATGGAAGCGCTGTGGGGGAAGGACCGGTTGGAATTCAAGCCGGACCGGTGGTTTCTTGAACCGGACAAGGAGAGATCAGCTCTGAAAAAAGTATGTCCTTACAAATTGCCTATTTTCCAGGCAGGTCCGAGGGTTTGTCTGGGGAAGGATATGGCTTTTATTCAGATGAAATATGTGGTGGCTTCGATTCTCAGACGGTTTGAGATCAAGCCGGTTGGTTCCGGCGAGCCGGTTTTCGTGCCGCGACTGACGGCTCACATGGCCGGCGGGTTGAAAGTTCTAATCCGCAAGAGAGGGGACCGACAATATTAA
- the LOC137707831 gene encoding transcription and mRNA export factor ENY2-like, which yields MWKSVNRPPTPDAAENQEKEPTLQELINIELIESGEKERLMELLRERLIECGWKDEMKALCRAFIKKKGRNNVTVDDLVHVITPKGRASVPDSVKAELLQRIRTFLMSAAI from the exons at GTGGAAATCTGTGAATCGTCCGCCGACGCCGGATGCTGcagaaaatcaagaaaaagaaccgaCCCTTCAAGAGCTTATCAACATCGAG TTGATTGAGAGCGGTGAAAAGGAGAGGTTGATGGAGCTTCTGAGGGAAAGGCTGATAGAGTGTGGATGGAAGGATGAAATGAAAGCTCTTTGCAG GGCGTTTATAAAGAAAAAGGGGAGGAACAATGTTACAGTTGATGACCTTGTACATGTAATCACCCCAAAGGGCAGAG CCTCCGTCCCCGATTCTGTGAAGGCGGAACTTTTGCAGAGAATTCGGACATTTCTCATGTCAGCAGCTATTTGA
- the LOC137707829 gene encoding B2 protein-like, translated as MESLSSFWQLGDELRGQSKVAEDNKWLMAASKLAEQTRVKGERMNNLDLSKGPVEQRARDKFGFQEDNKFESQYFNMLSLDSKVNENMCKSSFRNGMYNMNAVYQKNNASIAGNMTGNKYNNKEINNSNNNNNESANTVEKRFKTLPATETLPRNEVLGGYIFVCNNDTMQEDLKRQLFGLPPRYRDSVRAITPGLPLFLYNYTTHQLHGIFEAASFGGSNIDPTAWEDKKCKGESRFPAQVRIRVRKICKALEEDSFRPVLHHYDGPKFRLELSVPETLNLLDLCEQAGSAA; from the exons ATGGAGAGCTTGAGCAGCTTTTGGCAGTTGGGTGATGAGCTTCGAGGGCAGTCAAAAGTTGCAGAAGATAACAAATGGTTAATGGCCGCTTCAAAATTGGCTGAGCAGACAAGGGTAAAGGGCGAGCGTATGAATAACCTTGATCTTTCAAAGGGCCCAGTTGAACAAAGGGCGAGGGATAAATTTGGATTCCAGGAAGATAACAAGTTTGAAAGCCAATACTTTAACATGCTGAGCTTGGATTCTAAAGTAAATGAGAATATGTGCAAAAGTTCCTTCAGGAATGGTATGTACAACATGAATGCAGTTTACCAGAAGAACAATGCAAGCATTGCGGGAAACATGACTGGTAACAAGTATAAcaacaaagaaatcaacaacagcaacaataacaacaacgaATCTGCAAATACAGTTGAGAAAAGGTTCAAGACCTTGCCGGCTACTGAGACACTCCCAAGAAATGAGGTGCTTGGAGGTTACATCTTTGTATGTAACAATGACACAATGCAGGAAGATTTGAAGCGACAACTATTTG GTTTACCTCCAAGGTATAGAGATTCTGTTCGGGCAATAACACCAGGGTTGCCATTGTTTCTCTACAATTATACAACACACCAGCTGCATGGCATTTTCGAG GCAGCGAGCTTTGGTGGTTCAAACATTGATCCAACTGCTTGGGAAGACAAGAAGTGTAAAGGCGAATCTAGGTTTCCTGCTCAG GTAAGGATCCGTGTGAGAAAAATCTGCAAGGCTTTGGAAGAAGATTCCTTCAGGCCTGTCTTGCACCACTATGATGGTCCCAAGTTCCGTCTTGAGCTGTCAGTTCCTGAG ACCCTGAATCTATTGGACCTATGCGAACAAGCGGGCTCTGCAGCATAA
- the LOC137708727 gene encoding ribonucleoside-diphosphate reductase small chain-like, producing the protein MPAFPEEPLLAPNPDRFCMFPIQYPEIWEMYKKAEASFWTAEEVDLGQDIRHWEALSDGERHFVSHILAFFAASDGIVLENLAGRFMKEVQVAEARAFYGFQIAIENIHSEMYSLLLETYIKDSDEKHRLFHAIDTIPCVAKKAQWALRWIDGSESFAERIVAFACVEGIFFSGSFCSIFWLKKRGLMPGLTFSNELISRDEGLHCDFACLLYSLLRKKLSEDRVKSIVRNAVEIETEFLCDALPCALVGMNGDLMGTYIEFVADRLLGSLGYGKMYNVQNPFDWMELISLQGKTNFFEKRVGEYQKASVMNSINGNGGSHEFKMDEDF; encoded by the coding sequence ATGCCTGCCTTCCCAGAAGAGCCGCTGCTAGCTCCGAACCCGGACCGCTTCTGTATGTTTCCGATCCAGTACCCGGAAATATGGGAAATGTACAAGAAGGCCGAGGCATCCTTCTGGACCGCCGAGGAGGTCGACCTAGGCCAGGACATCCGCCACTGGGAAGCCCTATCCGACGGCGAGAGGCACTTCGTCTCGCACATTCTCGCCTTCTTCGCTGCCTCCGACGGCATCGTCCTTGAAAATCTCGCTGGGAGGTTTATGAAGGAGGTCCAGGTCGCCGAGGCCCGCGCCTTCTACGGGTTCCAGATCGCCATTGAGAACATCCACTCCGAGATGTACAGCCTCCTTCTCGAGACGTACATCAAGGACTCCGACGAGAAGCACCGCCTCTTCCACGCGATCGACACCATCCCCTGCGTCGCGAAGAAGGCCCAGTGGGCCCTGAGATGGATTGACGGCTCCGAGTCTTTCGCGGAGCGAATCGTGGCTTTTGCCTGCGTGGAGGGGATTTTCTTCTCGGGGAGTTTCTGCTCGATATTTTGGCTTAAAAAGCGCGGTTTAATGCCGGGACTGACTTTCTCCAACGAGCTGATCTCGCGAGACGAGGGCTTGCACTGCGACTTCGCGTGTTTGCTGTATTCACTGCTGAGGAAGAAACTGAGCGAGGATCGGGTTAAGTCGATCGTACGGAACGCGGTGGAGATCGAGACGGAGTTCCTGTGCGACGCACTGCCGTGTGCGCTGGTGGGGATGAACGGCGATCTGATGGGCACGTACATCGAGTTCGTGGCGGATCGGCTGCTGGGCTCGTTGGGATACGGCAAGATGTACAATGTCCAGAACCCGTTCGATTGGATGGAGCTGATCAGCCTGCAGGGGAAGACCAACTTCTTTGAGAAGCGCGTCGGCGAGTATCAGAAGGCGTCGGTGATGAACAGCATCAACGGCAACGGTGGCTCCCATGAGTTCAAGATGGACGAGGATTTCTGA